A window of the Dyadobacter pollutisoli genome harbors these coding sequences:
- a CDS encoding tetratricopeptide repeat-containing sensor histidine kinase produces MKKYLLVFMLFASFASAQPLPDLSGYKTSSEKLQRLSELCDSLYFSQNIEGEKTFARYGLRITPPADNFNLARFNFFLGVVHENTTSPDSSEFYYNRSKKYAYASKSPKRIRNALNRLLVLYASHLGSTASSKAVLKETLDFIDSTKSDLERISLYAPVAAYYNILGQYETQVSYLLKGIEEKKAMIATGAISDREAVVVDLVNLAELYLEQDKSEKGIQYLKEARPYIEKTIDYFNYYHKRMAEAYLLQSAYADSKVYFDSLILLARKHPNEASVQANVVTTELSYAQHYLDKKRPDLAYSFVQKASLIDKKFLAGMDRAHFDLVAGEVLVERGQYSEALGHLESAGKFGYEIGPQAYVSVLLALSRCYSKLSRWEDAYQTLEKYVPLRDSLYTEFSKKSIADAEAVYQNKAKQAQIDEQSSELELVRKQRIWLGSAALMGVLITVLLFVIYRNKQKSASRLDAKNKELGRVISELEEANKTKVRMFSILSHDLRSPISQVYQFLKLQQLNPQVFTEIQKQELSNKIQTATGSLLETMEELLMWSKTQMSTFNIQIRPVEVLPIVTDTLNLLQLNAEANHTEIENNIPAHYMVDTDEYFLQTILRNLLQNAIKSAGKNGAVRIGVNTDRPGKGLFIENNGAVFTQAEYEAILSDNMAPGLNGLGLRLVDDLSVKVGAKVYFSAVENHTKAIIDFPD; encoded by the coding sequence ATGAAAAAATATCTACTCGTATTCATGTTGTTTGCTTCATTTGCCAGCGCACAGCCCTTGCCGGATTTGTCGGGATATAAAACATCGTCCGAAAAGCTGCAAAGGTTGTCCGAACTTTGCGACTCACTCTATTTTTCGCAGAATATAGAGGGCGAGAAGACGTTTGCACGGTATGGACTGCGTATTACACCACCGGCTGACAATTTTAATCTTGCCCGTTTCAATTTTTTCCTGGGGGTAGTTCACGAAAACACCACCTCCCCGGACAGTTCGGAATTTTACTACAACAGGTCCAAGAAGTATGCTTACGCTTCAAAAAGCCCGAAAAGGATTCGAAATGCGCTGAACAGATTGCTTGTCCTTTATGCAAGTCACCTTGGCAGTACCGCTAGTAGCAAAGCCGTCCTAAAAGAAACACTCGATTTTATTGATTCTACTAAAAGTGATCTTGAAAGGATATCTTTATATGCACCGGTTGCAGCCTATTATAACATACTTGGGCAATACGAAACACAGGTTTCATACCTGCTAAAAGGCATAGAAGAGAAAAAGGCCATGATCGCCACCGGGGCCATTTCCGACCGTGAAGCCGTAGTCGTCGACCTGGTTAACCTGGCCGAGCTCTATCTTGAACAGGATAAAAGCGAAAAAGGGATCCAGTATCTCAAAGAGGCGCGGCCTTACATTGAAAAGACGATCGATTATTTTAACTATTACCACAAAAGAATGGCGGAAGCCTATCTGCTGCAAAGTGCTTACGCTGACTCGAAAGTGTACTTTGACAGTCTGATTTTACTGGCCCGAAAGCACCCCAATGAAGCCTCTGTGCAGGCCAATGTGGTGACTACTGAATTGTCCTACGCGCAGCATTATCTTGACAAAAAACGGCCCGACTTAGCCTATTCATTTGTGCAAAAGGCCAGTTTGATCGACAAAAAATTCCTGGCCGGTATGGACAGGGCTCATTTCGACCTTGTTGCAGGGGAGGTGCTGGTGGAACGTGGCCAATACAGCGAGGCACTCGGGCACCTGGAATCGGCGGGCAAATTCGGATACGAAATCGGGCCTCAGGCTTATGTATCGGTATTACTGGCCTTGTCGCGTTGCTATTCGAAACTGAGCCGGTGGGAGGATGCATACCAGACATTGGAAAAATATGTACCGCTGCGTGATTCTTTATATACGGAATTCTCGAAAAAAAGCATTGCCGACGCGGAAGCCGTGTATCAGAATAAAGCAAAACAGGCCCAGATTGATGAGCAAAGCTCAGAACTTGAATTAGTCAGAAAACAACGGATCTGGCTCGGTAGCGCGGCGTTAATGGGCGTATTGATTACGGTTTTGCTCTTTGTTATTTACCGTAACAAACAAAAATCGGCATCCCGGCTTGACGCTAAGAATAAAGAACTCGGCCGGGTGATCAGCGAATTGGAAGAAGCCAACAAGACCAAAGTCAGGATGTTCAGTATCCTGAGTCACGACCTGAGATCACCCATCAGCCAGGTATACCAGTTTTTGAAATTGCAGCAGCTCAATCCGCAGGTATTTACCGAAATCCAAAAGCAGGAACTTAGTAACAAAATCCAGACCGCTACCGGCTCGCTGCTGGAAACGATGGAGGAACTATTGATGTGGTCAAAAACGCAGATGAGCACATTCAACATCCAAATAAGGCCAGTCGAAGTACTTCCCATCGTGACCGACACATTGAACCTGTTACAGTTGAATGCGGAGGCTAACCATACTGAAATTGAAAATAATATCCCTGCGCATTATATGGTCGATACCGACGAGTACTTTTTGCAGACCATCCTGCGAAATCTGCTCCAAAATGCAATCAAGTCAGCCGGCAAAAACGGAGCAGTAAGGATCGGTGTAAATACGGATCGCCCAGGAAAAGGCCTGTTTATTGAAAATAACGGTGCCGTTTTCACACAAGCCGAATATGAGGCAATCCTCTCCGATAATATGGCCCCAGGGTTGAATGGGTTGGGGTTAAGACTGGTAGATGACCTATCTGTAAAAGTGGGCGCGAAAGTATATTTTTCAGCGGTAGAAAACCACACGAAGGCGATCATCGATTTCCCAGATTAA
- a CDS encoding alpha/beta fold hydrolase: MYKADAMMQWGGAQPLQKSSLPAGVALFPREAQFPREWAERFVNVVSFKKMETGGHFAALEVPNVFAEELRSFFYGIK; encoded by the coding sequence ATGTATAAAGCGGATGCGATGATGCAATGGGGCGGCGCGCAGCCATTGCAAAAAAGTAGTTTGCCAGCAGGTGTGGCCTTATTTCCCAGAGAAGCGCAGTTTCCCCGTGAATGGGCGGAGCGGTTCGTGAATGTGGTCAGTTTCAAAAAGATGGAAACAGGCGGACATTTCGCTGCCCTTGAAGTGCCCAATGTCTTTGCGGAGGAATTGCGAAGCTTCTTTTATGGAATAAAGTGA
- a CDS encoding type IV toxin-antitoxin system AbiEi family antitoxin domain-containing protein, whose protein sequence is MARQYGYLEDFINELRSNGRYAFSLQQVRSQFEQSDEAIKKALQRLKKKKEIALVRNEFYVIITPEYRSKEMLPPSLFVADMMKFLGKEYYVGLLNAAAFYGAAHQQPQSFSIITTKPSLRNINTGSLKVNFYIKKHWHKADIVQKKVDTGYIHVSSPELTALDLVYYFDQSGGLNRVATVLEELTESIDPIKLLDVAKRYSPVTAVQRLGFLLENVLGMQNLSDPIKDYLKTVKRFPVLLRPQKKKPEMITGNDWKVVQNTEIETDL, encoded by the coding sequence ATGGCTAGGCAATACGGTTATTTGGAAGATTTTATTAATGAACTGCGTTCCAATGGAAGGTATGCGTTTTCATTACAGCAGGTGCGCAGCCAGTTTGAACAATCCGACGAGGCTATCAAGAAAGCATTACAAAGACTCAAAAAGAAGAAAGAAATTGCATTGGTAAGGAATGAATTCTATGTAATCATTACTCCTGAATACCGCAGTAAAGAAATGCTTCCCCCGTCATTATTTGTGGCAGACATGATGAAGTTTTTGGGAAAGGAGTACTATGTAGGACTATTGAATGCAGCCGCTTTTTATGGAGCAGCGCATCAACAGCCTCAATCTTTTTCTATCATTACTACCAAACCAAGTTTGAGAAATATCAATACAGGTAGCTTAAAAGTAAACTTCTACATTAAAAAACACTGGCACAAAGCAGATATCGTTCAAAAGAAGGTCGATACCGGATACATCCATGTTTCCTCACCAGAGTTAACTGCCCTGGACCTTGTTTATTATTTTGATCAATCCGGTGGTCTGAACCGGGTTGCAACCGTATTGGAAGAGCTCACTGAAAGTATTGACCCTATCAAACTTCTTGATGTTGCCAAAAGATATTCGCCGGTAACCGCCGTTCAACGTCTTGGTTTCTTGCTTGAAAATGTTTTAGGTATGCAAAATTTAAGCGATCCGATCAAAGACTATTTAAAAACAGTAAAACGTTTTCCTGTCTTATTAAGGCCGCAAAAGAAAAAGCCAGAGATGATAACCGGTAATGATTGGAAGGTAGTACAAAACACAGAAATAGAAACAGATTTATGA
- the parS gene encoding type II RES/Xre toxin-antitoxin system antitoxin produces MDLVLETGFPRGSYEVIQQVRLGVQRGKADEVARTIGLTDKEMAPILNLSERTLHRLRPDALLDNNSSERLLLLEQLLEHGLDVFDGRADVLGRWLRIPLSELHQQAPLTLLDTTTGFGMVHNVLGRIEHGIYA; encoded by the coding sequence ATGGATTTAGTCTTAGAAACAGGTTTTCCGCGCGGAAGTTATGAAGTGATCCAGCAAGTCCGGTTGGGCGTTCAACGAGGAAAAGCGGATGAAGTCGCTCGCACAATAGGATTGACAGATAAAGAAATGGCTCCTATCCTCAATCTTTCCGAAAGGACCCTACATAGACTCCGCCCTGATGCGTTACTGGATAACAATTCATCAGAAAGGCTATTATTATTAGAGCAACTTCTTGAACACGGATTGGATGTCTTTGATGGCAGGGCCGACGTACTGGGACGATGGCTAAGAATTCCGTTATCGGAACTCCATCAACAAGCTCCCCTAACGCTACTTGATACGACAACAGGTTTTGGCATGGTGCATAATGTTTTAGGACGAATTGAGCATGGCATTTATGCCTGA
- a CDS encoding group I truncated hemoglobin encodes MTTILYERLGGADGITAIVEAVVEAHMSNPSISGRFLPYREQPEKLAGIKKHTVDFFSAGSGAAVAYTGRDMVSTHTGMHITAAEYMYVVDDILAVLTKRQIDDVSKNEVLAILWSLKGLIIDK; translated from the coding sequence ATGACAACAATACTTTACGAGCGTCTTGGAGGTGCTGACGGCATTACGGCAATTGTGGAAGCTGTCGTAGAGGCACATATGAGCAATCCTTCGATTAGTGGAAGATTCCTTCCATACCGGGAACAGCCTGAAAAGTTGGCCGGGATAAAAAAGCATACTGTCGATTTTTTCAGTGCGGGAAGCGGCGCTGCGGTTGCCTACACTGGGAGGGACATGGTAAGTACACATACTGGTATGCACATTACAGCTGCTGAATACATGTACGTTGTAGATGACATACTGGCGGTGCTCACCAAGCGCCAAATTGATGATGTTTCCAAAAACGAGGTGCTGGCAATCCTTTGGTCCTTAAAAGGGTTGATTATTGATAAATGA
- a CDS encoding IS3 family transposase, which translates to MEKRELISPEYINLSVSAQCKLIGLQRSSYYFKPKGESLVNQRLMKAIDRKFLECPFYGVERMTDYLRGLGYHVGVKRIRRLYRLMNLRTIYPKRNLSKAKATDYKYPYLLKGLKIECPNHVWQADITYIPMFRGFMYMFAIIDVYSRRIVGWSISNTMSMEWCREILLDTIRTEGRPEIFNTDQGSQFTSPHFVNSLLGSGIKVSMDGKGRALDNVFIERFWRSLKQEYVYLNPPNGGMDLYRGVKTYVEFYNGQRKHTGTGFIPNDLFFESKAS; encoded by the coding sequence ATGGAAAAACGCGAACTTATTTCTCCGGAATACATCAATCTCAGCGTTTCAGCACAATGTAAACTAATTGGTTTACAGAGGAGTAGCTATTATTTTAAGCCAAAGGGAGAATCGTTGGTAAATCAACGCCTGATGAAAGCCATAGACCGAAAGTTTCTGGAATGTCCATTTTATGGAGTGGAACGCATGACTGATTACCTGCGTGGCTTAGGTTACCACGTTGGAGTAAAGCGTATACGAAGGCTATATAGGCTCATGAATTTGCGCACGATTTATCCCAAACGCAACCTGAGCAAGGCCAAAGCAACAGACTACAAATATCCATATCTGTTAAAGGGCTTGAAAATTGAGTGTCCTAATCATGTCTGGCAGGCCGATATCACCTATATCCCGATGTTTCGTGGATTTATGTACATGTTTGCCATCATCGATGTGTATAGCCGAAGGATTGTCGGATGGAGCATATCGAACACAATGAGCATGGAATGGTGCCGGGAAATCCTCTTGGATACTATTCGTACCGAGGGACGGCCCGAAATATTTAATACCGATCAAGGTAGCCAATTCACTAGCCCCCACTTTGTTAACTCATTGTTAGGCAGTGGCATAAAGGTGTCAATGGATGGGAAGGGAAGAGCACTTGACAACGTTTTCATCGAACGATTTTGGAGGTCGCTCAAACAAGAATATGTATACTTAAACCCTCCCAACGGCGGTATGGATCTGTATAGAGGAGTAAAAACATATGTGGAATTTTACAACGGTCAACGCAAACACACCGGTACTGGATTTATCCCTAATGACTTGTTCTTTGAATCAAAAGCATCTTAA
- a CDS encoding fibronectin type III domain-containing protein, with protein sequence MKNKISHPLIFSLVFCLAGLCSNTGRAQAQLRATVVSYQQVNLSWDRLPGIPEVYVVERKEDGPGQNFVAISSTLPGSTFAYQDKTVQENRTYIYRVIASCDKSCGGTLNEVKVTTPLAPPANPSNLDVFFISGRGLTVTWQGNNSDGTSFLLERSENGGGFGLIANVPYARVLSYLDRSTTPGNRYCYRVKARNTGGESGYSNEGCVSLAQPKPAAPSGLSASVGNARQVNLAWTDNAGNETGFDIERSQDGTGFTKIGQAGANAASFQDNEVSPKTKYWYRLVAKNEGGFSEYSNIADVTTPDVTPDAPRNLNATPVSNTQINLSWSDISGPFGNETAYELERSTDGNAFNKIADLPADVTSYQNTGLATLTRYWYRLKAKNALGYSAYSNVADATTFDLPPTAPSTLAARTISSSQIDLSWKDNSANETSFEIERSVNGTTFEKIGETGANGISFQSTGLSPATRYWFRVRAKNSVNPSAYTNVADATTKDIAPNRPRSLTAMVVSYQQISLAWADVSGNETGFEIEISTDGTNFSKLGTTAANVDKFESKGLKQLTTYYYRVRATNAIGNSAYSEIANATTPKAPIPDKPIVLSATPVDFDLIVLKWAALSSNATTVIIERSRKPDADFAQVGSQPATTTQFPDREILDVYDYYYRIKAANSAGASPYSEVVKVPAGAIITAVEPAWQQGLIYVHDKILHIALNRSLSGRLVLFNTRGIAVKTMPLSQNMVVDLSLLPAGVYIAVLDGEKTLVKQKVLLY encoded by the coding sequence ATGAAAAATAAAATATCACATCCACTCATTTTCTCGCTCGTTTTCTGTCTGGCCGGCCTGTGCAGCAATACCGGCCGAGCCCAGGCCCAGCTGAGAGCAACCGTCGTATCGTATCAGCAAGTGAACCTGTCCTGGGACCGGCTCCCTGGCATACCCGAAGTGTATGTGGTCGAGCGAAAAGAAGACGGTCCCGGTCAAAACTTTGTCGCCATCAGCAGTACTTTGCCAGGCAGCACATTTGCTTATCAGGACAAAACCGTGCAGGAAAACAGGACATACATTTACAGGGTCATTGCCAGCTGCGACAAGTCCTGCGGTGGCACATTGAACGAGGTGAAAGTAACTACGCCCCTGGCCCCGCCTGCCAATCCCAGCAATCTGGATGTGTTTTTCATCTCAGGCCGTGGACTAACTGTGACATGGCAGGGAAACAACAGCGATGGCACCAGCTTTCTCTTGGAGCGTTCTGAAAACGGTGGTGGCTTTGGCCTTATTGCAAATGTCCCATACGCCCGGGTGCTGAGCTATCTGGATAGAAGTACGACTCCCGGCAACCGGTACTGTTACCGGGTGAAAGCCCGTAACACAGGCGGAGAATCCGGGTATTCCAATGAGGGGTGCGTCTCGCTGGCCCAACCAAAACCTGCTGCCCCGAGCGGACTTTCTGCATCGGTCGGTAATGCACGTCAGGTCAACCTGGCCTGGACGGATAATGCCGGAAACGAAACGGGGTTTGATATTGAAAGATCACAAGACGGAACTGGTTTTACCAAAATAGGACAGGCCGGTGCTAATGCTGCTTCATTTCAGGACAATGAGGTTAGTCCAAAAACAAAATACTGGTATCGTCTCGTGGCCAAAAATGAAGGCGGATTTTCGGAATATTCCAATATAGCCGACGTTACCACGCCTGATGTGACCCCTGACGCACCCCGGAACCTGAACGCCACGCCCGTTTCCAATACGCAGATCAACCTCAGTTGGAGTGACATCTCCGGGCCATTCGGCAACGAAACAGCTTATGAACTGGAAAGATCCACGGACGGGAATGCTTTTAATAAAATCGCCGACCTGCCAGCCGACGTAACTTCTTACCAAAACACGGGCCTTGCGACATTGACCCGCTATTGGTACCGTTTGAAGGCCAAAAATGCATTGGGTTACTCTGCTTATTCCAACGTGGCCGACGCTACTACTTTTGACCTGCCACCCACGGCGCCTTCTACGCTTGCTGCCAGGACCATTTCCAGCAGCCAGATCGATCTGAGCTGGAAGGATAATTCTGCCAACGAGACTTCATTTGAAATCGAAAGATCTGTGAATGGTACTACGTTTGAAAAAATTGGCGAAACAGGCGCCAACGGCATCAGCTTCCAAAGTACGGGCTTATCGCCGGCCACCCGCTACTGGTTCAGGGTCAGGGCAAAAAACAGTGTGAACCCTTCGGCCTATACCAATGTTGCCGACGCTACTACAAAGGACATCGCTCCCAATAGGCCGCGCTCGCTGACAGCTATGGTCGTTTCCTACCAGCAGATCAGCCTTGCCTGGGCGGATGTATCGGGCAATGAGACTGGTTTTGAGATCGAAATTTCAACGGATGGTACCAATTTCTCAAAACTTGGAACTACGGCGGCCAATGTGGACAAATTTGAAAGTAAGGGCCTGAAACAACTCACCACCTACTATTACCGCGTGCGTGCCACGAATGCGATCGGCAACTCGGCTTACTCGGAGATTGCCAATGCGACCACGCCCAAAGCGCCGATTCCTGATAAGCCCATAGTCCTGAGCGCGACACCGGTGGATTTTGACCTTATTGTACTCAAATGGGCTGCATTATCGTCCAATGCAACAACGGTGATCATTGAACGTTCCCGGAAACCTGATGCGGATTTTGCTCAGGTCGGTAGCCAGCCAGCCACTACTACACAGTTCCCGGATCGGGAGATTCTGGATGTCTACGATTACTATTACCGCATCAAAGCAGCCAACAGCGCCGGTGCTTCTCCTTACAGCGAGGTGGTGAAGGTACCTGCGGGTGCCATCATTACCGCTGTCGAACCTGCCTGGCAGCAAGGCCTGATCTATGTACACGATAAAATCCTTCACATCGCACTCAACCGCTCTCTTTCGGGCCGGTTGGTATTGTTCAACACCCGGGGCATTGCTGTGAAAACAATGCCTTTATCGCAAAATATGGTCGTAGACCTGAGCCTGCTTCCAGCGGGAGTCTACATTGCCGTCTTGGATGGCGAAAAAACATTGGTCAAACAAAAAGTACTGCTTTATTAA
- a CDS encoding transposase translates to MKRERRKFSASFKAKVAIEAIKEVSTVQDLASKYQIHPTQIAAWKREFLEKAELVFDKEAPAINEAENSKEQELYAKIGELQVQVDFLKKVLGK, encoded by the coding sequence ATGAAAAGGGAACGTAGAAAATTCAGCGCGAGCTTCAAGGCCAAAGTGGCCATAGAAGCCATCAAGGAGGTAAGCACCGTCCAGGACTTAGCTTCTAAGTACCAAATCCATCCAACGCAGATTGCGGCCTGGAAACGAGAGTTTTTAGAGAAAGCCGAGTTGGTTTTCGACAAAGAGGCACCGGCAATAAATGAGGCAGAGAACTCTAAGGAGCAGGAACTGTACGCCAAGATCGGGGAGCTTCAGGTCCAGGTGGATTTCCTAAAAAAAGTCTTGGGGAAATGA
- a CDS encoding recombinase family protein, translating to MRNFSSCPIIGEYYTIQRILQNPIYCGLILVRAYREYPEELVKGIHKPLIDEIT from the coding sequence ATTAGAAATTTTAGTAGCTGTCCAATTATTGGGGAGTATTATACAATTCAAAGAATACTACAAAACCCAATTTATTGCGGACTCATTTTAGTTCGAGCTTATCGCGAATACCCAGAAGAGCTAGTAAAGGGTATTCACAAACCTTTAATAGATGAAATAACATAG
- a CDS encoding nucleotidyl transferase AbiEii/AbiGii toxin family protein, whose amino-acid sequence MIPQAYITAWRKNAPWQEDFQVEQDLVIERALMAIYSDVYLKERLAFRGGTALHKLYLAPAARYSEDIDLVQITAEPFGPVMDKLREVLSFLGDKPVRKQKQHNNTLVYRFDSEGGIPLRLKVEVNCREHHTIFGIQDVKYSMKSEWYTGEALIPSYALAELLGTKMRALYQRRKGRDLFDMWFALTQTDVDPSSIIEAWKFYMAEEDNSVTQKEFLDNLEKKIADQDFIGDMQGLLRPGLSYSITDAYEFVKTELLEKI is encoded by the coding sequence ATGATTCCGCAGGCCTACATTACCGCATGGCGTAAAAACGCACCCTGGCAGGAGGATTTCCAGGTAGAACAGGATCTGGTGATTGAAAGGGCGCTCATGGCCATATATAGTGACGTCTATCTAAAAGAAAGATTAGCATTTAGAGGTGGAACAGCGCTACACAAGCTCTATCTGGCACCGGCTGCCAGATACTCCGAGGATATTGACCTGGTGCAGATTACGGCAGAGCCATTCGGTCCTGTTATGGATAAGCTTCGCGAAGTACTTTCTTTTCTGGGCGATAAACCGGTTAGAAAACAAAAACAGCATAACAACACTTTGGTCTACCGCTTTGATTCAGAAGGAGGCATTCCGCTCAGACTAAAAGTCGAAGTGAATTGTAGGGAGCATCATACTATTTTTGGTATCCAAGATGTAAAATACAGTATGAAATCAGAATGGTATACTGGTGAAGCGCTCATACCGTCATATGCGTTAGCAGAGCTTTTGGGCACGAAAATGCGCGCCCTTTATCAGCGGCGAAAAGGAAGGGATTTGTTTGATATGTGGTTTGCCCTCACCCAAACCGATGTTGATCCAAGCAGCATTATTGAAGCATGGAAGTTTTATATGGCAGAGGAAGATAACAGTGTGACCCAAAAGGAATTCTTGGACAACCTGGAAAAGAAAATCGCAGATCAGGATTTCATCGGTGATATGCAGGGACTGCTAAGACCAGGATTATCGTATTCAATTACCGACGCTTACGAATTTGTAAAAACAGAATTGTTGGAAAAAATATAA
- a CDS encoding LytR/AlgR family response regulator transcription factor, giving the protein MNYKNSRIRYVAIDDNFIDLTAVAEYSKEFSLFENCGLFSNGLEAYEAIGYIKPDLVFLDIEMPGINGIELLRKIRASVPMAVFITSFTEFALDGFELSALDYILKPLTPERFAKTASKIQEFWDMRQKSAAYEVMISQDQLTIKEGYNQIRISQNDIIYLEAMQDYTKVVTQKRSYLTLSPISFFMERLPADRFMRVHRSYAVALRQIRELRQSEIICSDARIPVGRTYRSQVALIRL; this is encoded by the coding sequence ATGAATTATAAAAATAGTAGGATTCGTTATGTCGCCATCGATGATAACTTTATAGACTTAACGGCGGTCGCGGAATATTCCAAAGAGTTCAGTTTGTTCGAAAATTGCGGTCTGTTTTCAAACGGGCTGGAGGCTTACGAGGCGATCGGCTACATTAAACCCGATCTGGTTTTTCTCGACATTGAAATGCCGGGGATCAACGGGATTGAGCTTTTACGGAAAATACGGGCCTCTGTGCCCATGGCCGTTTTTATTACTTCCTTTACCGAATTTGCACTGGATGGTTTCGAGCTTTCGGCCCTTGATTATATTCTCAAACCACTCACGCCCGAAAGATTTGCCAAAACCGCGTCAAAAATCCAGGAATTCTGGGATATGAGACAAAAATCGGCCGCTTATGAGGTCATGATCAGCCAGGACCAGTTGACCATAAAGGAAGGCTACAACCAGATCAGAATCTCACAAAATGATATTATTTACCTGGAAGCCATGCAGGATTACACCAAAGTGGTAACGCAAAAAAGAAGTTACCTGACGCTCTCTCCCATCTCCTTTTTTATGGAACGTTTGCCTGCCGATCGTTTTATGCGCGTGCACCGCAGCTATGCCGTAGCACTGCGCCAGATCAGAGAACTGCGCCAGTCAGAAATCATATGCAGCGACGCCCGCATCCCGGTAGGCCGTACCTATCGCTCCCAGGTTGCGCTTATCAGGCTCTAA
- a CDS encoding RES family NAD+ phosphorylase, with product MPERAIATNNRPLAYRLVKERFSDTPLSSESARRYGGRWNPPGIGILYTSASPELALLEQLVHLPALPYQDLPKLFLITLVLPSPPKTIENFPPNWRDPASYYENHLFLQKWLNDPEVMSIKVPSAVVAESYNFLLHPLHRDYAQIEIRSVHPFVIDPRLWNVRNG from the coding sequence ATGCCTGAACGTGCCATAGCCACAAATAATCGCCCTCTGGCTTATCGCCTGGTGAAGGAACGATTTTCAGATACTCCTTTGTCATCCGAAAGCGCAAGGCGTTATGGTGGCCGGTGGAATCCACCCGGAATTGGCATTCTTTACACTTCGGCAAGCCCTGAATTGGCACTGCTTGAACAATTGGTGCATCTACCCGCTCTACCCTATCAGGATCTTCCAAAATTATTTTTAATCACCCTGGTTTTACCTTCACCACCGAAGACTATCGAGAACTTTCCGCCAAACTGGCGAGATCCGGCAAGCTATTATGAGAATCATCTATTCTTACAAAAATGGCTTAACGATCCGGAGGTCATGTCGATTAAAGTTCCCTCGGCCGTAGTAGCAGAGTCATACAATTTTCTGCTTCACCCCCTTCACAGGGACTACGCTCAAATAGAAATCCGAAGCGTTCATCCCTTTGTCATAGATCCTCGTCTGTGGAATGTCAGAAATGGATAA